CCTTCCTGAATGCTATGGATCACACATCCATACCACAACATGTGGATTTATTCCTTTCCAACATgtgccctccctgctcccccttACCACCAGCACAGGCCCCTGGCTTGGCCTCCAACCTCCCAGGTGGTTATCAAATGCCCCTTTAACCTACAGGCTTTGTTTCCATGGCTTCAGTGTTTTCTTGACTTGTGATATAGTCCGATTTGGTTGAGATGTCAGGGAATCTGTGGGAATAGACTTGGTCTTGTCCTTGGAAATCAGTGTCGATTCTGGCATCAAACATTCTCAATGCTTGCAGATCAGCTGCCCTCTCAGTATCAGTTTCAATCGAAGCTTTGGAATCCTTGAGGTCTACTTGGGTAGCCTCCAATTTAGAAGGTTGCACTTTGAGGTCAGCCTCTTTGACCTGGATGTCACCAAACTGGGGAAATATTTCATACTCAGACTGGTCATGCAGGCCGTAGTTAAGCAGGTTGTCTTCTGTGTGTGCGTCCCCTTCATCCACTAAGTGGTCAGTCTGTGCGTAGTCACCGTAGAGTGCCTTGTCAAGTGGAAGGTGATCAGCTTGGATGTCAGCCGGGTCATCAGTCTGGTAGTCAGCTAGTTTGGTAGCTTGCTCATACGCTTGGTGGTGAGTCTTTACAGATGTTCTGCGGTCGACTTGGCCAGACAGGTTGGGATCCACATGGGCGGACACTCTTTGGATAGCCCTGTCAGCTGTTCTGTGATAAGTCTGCTCATCTGCCTCCTCTTCGTCCCGGTTCTGCCCGTTCTCTTCCTGGCCCACCGTGTGGCTGTCATTTGGGGACTTGGCTGTGCTTTCAGGTGCCAAGGATTCGGCCAGAGGCTCTTCCGGAGGCTCTTCCATTTTCTGCCTCTCCCCTGACTGGTCTAGGTTGCCAGAGGCTGTGGGTGGGCCGGGCTGGGTCGTCTAGGCGACATTCTTGAGCAAACAACGGCGCCCGCGGCTTTGTCCCGCCTGGCGCGCGGCCCTTCCGGGGGGCGCGCGGGTGGACGCCCGGCTGGGAGCGGGGGTGCGCTGCCTCGGACTCCGCGCGCAGCCCCCAGTGTGGCGTCGGCTGACGCGCACTGTGGCGCGAGCGCCGAAGGACCCCCTTCCCCTGAAGAGGCGGAGCCCCCACGCTGGCCTCTGGGCCCTGCGTGGCACCCTCCCCAAGAGGCGCGTGGGAAATGACATCGCGCAGGTACCACGCCTCTGACCCACCGCGCGCTCGCCCCCAACAGGCGCCCGGCCACCAGGGGGCAGCACGTCCGAGCGTGGTTCCTGTCCCGTCCGCTCAAACCCACGCTGCGGCGGGGACCGACTTGCCGATCCCGGTGATGCCCGCAGTGTGAGTGCTGGGCGCTGGGCTAGTAACTGGGCCTGCTGAAAATGGTATTCGGCTTTCCCTGGTGACGATAACaaattctgtttttacttttaatgtttttaagcCATTTTAAAATCTGGCCTTTCAACAAAGTGCTGGTCCTGTTTTCAGGTTTAGTCCTTCCTAATCTTGTTAGCACATACGTACTGATCTTTCCTCACAATGAGTGAACGCAGAGAGGAGAGTTTTGCTGTTCTCTTCCCTTGTCTCCAGGGACGGGTGAGCCTCTGGTTTCCTCCCCTTTGGGAAGGGCTGTCCTGACTGGAAACGGGGCTGGGAGGCCCCAACGTGTTTTCTTGCTGAATCAGACATAAATGACTGGAGGAGATAAATGAAAGGAGATTCAGTGAGGATGGGTTCTAAAATCACTACATCCAATTGTCTTAACAGCAGAAGAGAGGGCGAGGATTAGGAGCCAGAGTTCTGGAAATAAAGGGAGGAAGGTAGATGGGGAAGACAGGAGAAGGAACATTGAACGAGTGAGGAATTTGCCCTTGATGGTGGAGGCCAGGCTTTGAGATCTGACCCTCTCTTTTTGAAAATCAGCCTTAAGAATCCTCTTGACACCAGCACACTCTGCTTTCAGGAGTAGGGCATTCAGAGGTGCCGATTGAGGAGACATCTGACTGTGATATCCAAAGCCTAAGGTCCCTGAGCCAGGCCCTGGGTTGGTACTAGAATGCTAAATATTCCTTTCATAGAGGTTCAGTTGCATTTGGTAATTAGAGATAAGGCACAAAAGCCAAATGCAAATAGTTGTGATCAACGTGTGAGGAGGTGGGTACCCTTGGTGCCACACTTGGGAGCAGAAAGGAGACTCTAAGTACACCGAAGTAAGATCATTCATATTAACAGTACCTAGAATGTAGTAGGTGCTCACGATGTGtttgttgaatataaacatatgGATGATCTgccatatttaaaatgtatggaGCAACTGGATGCTGCGTTTGGAGTAAAATAGGTGATAGGCTATGGTTTGCAACTTCAAAAGGGCATTGGTTTTGtagatttgtttttccatttacagGTTAAATGTAATCATTgtagaaaagtaagaaaaacaagaataaagaaaaaaattctctgaaTACCTGAGGAATAACCTTTATTAACCTTTATTAACAACTGGATGCTGCGTTTGGAGTAAAATAGGTGATAGGCTATGGTTTGCAACTTCAAAAGGGCATTGGTTTTGtagatttgtttttccatttacagGTTAAATGTAATCATTgtagaaaagtaagaaaaacaagaataaagaaaaaaattctctgaaTACCTGAGGAATAACCTTTATTAACATTTTCATGTATATTCTTCTAGAATTTTCCCCATGTAAATCTAGATATCTAATATCTAATGgtatgtgtatattttacaaaatgaatCAAACTGTGCAGCTCTTCTATGCACTGCATCTTCCTTTAGCACTATAGTATACATGTTCTTCCTTGTCAGTAAATGTGATCTAAATTAAAGAACTGGCTTTTGAGGTCTGACCAATTTTGTTCTAATTCTGTATCTGCCACTTACTAGGTTGTTGAGCTCAGGCAAAACTCATTATTTCTCTgaacttcaattttctcatctgcagataaatatgcaaataatacAATAGCTGAGTTCTTGTGATAACTAAATGGGATAATACATATAATTAGCTTATATGTGCTTCATAaagaacagtttttaaaagtttgtatGTAACCCActatatgaatttattttgttgtatttgtGCTGCATTGACCATCATTGTACATTTTACAAGTTTGTCCTATTTTTGTCCTTAAGAATAATTTTTAGTTTTGGAATTGTTTGGTTAAGGAAATATGCTTGTTCTGGTCTTTTGAAAGTAGTATATTTAAAAGTGCCCTCCAGAAAAGTTGACCCCATCTATAGTTCCACCAATAATACTTGAGAATGTTATTTCCCTATACCAACATCAATTCTGTATATGTTTTTCATCTTTGCCTCTCTAATAAATTAAAGATAGTATCTTGCtttaatttatattctttataattcttttataAGGTTGGTAGAGTTCCCACTTTCATTTCTGGCTTTAGTTATTTACAACTTCTTTTTCTGGTCAGTCTAGcttaaaggtttgtcaattttgttgatcttttcaagtaaccaactttttttgttgttgattattGTTTGTCTATACTCTTtaacttatttctgctctattctttAGAATTTCCTTTCATCTTCTAGATGTGtatttagtttgctcttcttatAGTTCTTTAAGGTATAAAGTTAGGTTATTGATctgagatcttttttcttttttaatgtaggcatttacaACTGTGAATTTCCTACAGGCATTTTCTTTGTCATGTCctataagttttggtatgttgtgttttcattttcatttgtgtcaAGGTATTAGGTTTtccttgtaatttcttctttgacccattggttatttaaaggtgtgctgtttaatttccaaacatttgtgaattttccagttctccttctcttattgatttctagcttcaGTTTACTGTATTCAGAGAAAaaactttgtatgatttcagtctttaaaaatttattaagtcTTGTTTTGTGCCCTAATAAATAGGCTATCTTGGATGAATGTGTATGGGTAGGATGTTCTTCATGTACCTGTTAGGTCTTATTGGTGTATAGTGATTCAAGtcctgtattttttattgttcttctgTCTTGATATTATATCCATTAGAGATACCTTGAGTTAGTTCTTCAGGTGGCCCTCAGACAAGTCAAAACAGACAAACAGAATTCTTAGAGAACAAGGTGTGCTCTTTTCCCTCTGGAACAGGGGGCTAGGGTTCCACACCTGGTTTGCTGTTTTCAAGACTGCTACTAAATTGAGAAGTGGACATTAAGGACAGGTAAAAATGTTGCAATGCTCTCCTGTTGTTTGTACATTGTCTCTTTTTTGCTTCAGCATCCTTTGGTTGCTGTAAACCTTTATTTAAAGTTCTGACAAAGTTGACTGATAGGTTGtgcttatttttcattgtttctgtGGAAGGACGAGGCCCTGGCTACCTATTCTGCCATTTTCACTGATGGTACTCCCCATCCCCtcttaaaaagttttgaaaatgggGCACTGTATATCTACATGAGATTTCCAGCTTCTTTTGAAGAATTGCAAAATCTGTCCCTACTGGACCACAGTTCCACACATCCACAATTGCCTGATGAGTATAGCAGTTGCCCTGTTCAGGCAGAACAAACATTCTTCAATTTCCCCAGACTTCTTCTCCTGCCCCTTAATCATTTCAGTTATCTGATTGGTTTTTATGAcccattttaattttcaatctttttattattacataatgACTAAGACCCTAGGCCATGAGGCAGACAaaactggatttgaatcctgtctTCACCATTTACAGGCTGCATGCCCTTAGGAGAGTGACCTGTCCTCTGTGATCTTTAGTGTCTGCACTTGTAAAATGACAGTAAACATAATGACTCATCTGAGTTGTTGAGATGAGTAAATGATAGAATACTTACAAAGAATTTAATGCCCAGCATTCAGCAGGTAAATAGTGGTTGTAATGAGTTTCAATGTAAACTTACTAAAGTCTTTTTTCATGCCTTTTGGTAATGTTTAGAACTTTTTTTATATGTTGagtatatttattcaaaaaagttATTCAATTTATGAATCTGGTTGTGATTTGGATCCTtttctctttaatatattttctaaatggcTAATGCTGATAAGTAGGAGGGataatttctgattctcttttacCCTGCcatcttttaaatttcttattaaagagatttttcaatcagtttcattttttttagtagGCAACAGTAATGATCCTTTTTTCAgtactttataatatttatattttctcttttctttagaaTAGAACTCTCAAGCAATGTTTAATAGTTATGAAGATTGCAGATGTCTTCATTTTATTCCTGAATATAATGGGAATGTTCCATTAATCGCAATATTTAATTTTGGtctttcatgtatatatatacgaTAAGgaagtttctattttcattttataaaggacTTTAATTAgcttttgaattttatcaaataatttgTAGAATCTATTGAAACGATTGTATGATTGTCTCCATTAATTTACTCATGTAGTTACATCAGTAGacttttaaatgttaaatcaGTTGTGCATTCTGAGAATAAACCTTATTTGTCAT
The DNA window shown above is from Manis javanica isolate MJ-LG chromosome 3, MJ_LKY, whole genome shotgun sequence and carries:
- the TEX55 gene encoding testis-specific expressed protein 55 isoform X3, giving the protein MEEPPEEPLAESLAPESTAKSPNDSHTVGQEENGQNRDEEEADEQTYHRTADRAIQRVSAHVDPNLSGQVDRRTSVKTHHQAYEQATKLADYQTDDPADIQADHLPLDKALYGDYAQTDHLVDEGDAHTEDNLLNYGLHDQSEYEIFPQFGDIQVKEADLKVQPSKLEATQVDLKDSKASIETDTERAADLQALRMFDARIDTDFQGQDQVYSHRFPDISTKSDYITSQENTEAMETKPDGISVHQEGRSFDAYDQTYRNGFPPIVYEDPYQVALHYMEKHRILQVFQITENLVYERPEDPLSFMLGQPYYISLTI
- the TEX55 gene encoding testis-specific expressed protein 55 isoform X7, translated to MEEPPEEPLAESLAPESTAKSPNDSHTVGQEENGQNRDEEEADEQTYHRTADRAIQRVSAHVDPNLSGQVDRRTSVKTHHQAYEQATKLADYQTDDPADIQADHLPLDKALYGDYAQTDHLVDEGDAHTEDNLLNYGLHDQSEYEIFPQFGDIQVKEADLKVQPSKLEATQVDLKDSKASIETDTERAADLQALRMFDARIDTDFQGQDQVYSHRFPDISTKSDYITSQENTEAMETKPYMKILIKLHYITWRNTAFYKYFSRSLKT
- the TEX55 gene encoding testis-specific expressed protein 55 isoform X2, whose translation is MEEPPEEPLAESLAPESTAKSPNDSHTVGQEENGQNRDEEEADEQTYHRTADRAIQRVSAHVDPNLSGQVDRRTSVKTHHQAYEQATKLADYQTDDPADIQADHLPLDKALYGDYAQTDHLVDEGDAHTEDNLLNYGLHDQSEYEIFPQFGDIQVKEADLKVQPSKLEATQVDLKDSKASIETDTERAADLQALRMFDARIDTDFQGQDQVYSHRFPDISTKSDYITSQENTEAMETKPDGISVHQEGRSFDAYDQTYRNGFPPIVYEDPYQVALHYMEKHRILQVFQITENLVYERPEDPLSFMLGQVQEMIKQRDKYETYQE
- the TEX55 gene encoding testis-specific expressed protein 55 isoform X9, with product MEEPPEEPLAESLAPESTAKSPNDSHTVGQEENGQNRDEEEADEQTYHRTADRAIQRVSAHVDPNLSGQVDRRTSVKTHHQAYEQATKLADYQTDDPADIQADHLPLDKALYGDYAQTDHLVDEGDAHTEDNLLNYGLHDQSEYEIFPQFGDIQVKEADLKVQPSKLEATQVDLKDSKASIETDTERAADLQALRMFDARIDTDFQGQDQVYSHRFPDISTKSDYITSQENTEAMETKPYMKILIKLHYITWRNTAFYKYFRYRK
- the TEX55 gene encoding testis-specific expressed protein 55 isoform X5, whose product is MEEPPEEPLAESLAPESTAKSPNDSHTVGQEENGQNRDEEEADEQTYHRTADRAIQRVSAHVDPNLSGQVDRRTSVKTHHQAYEQATKLADYQTDDPADIQADHLPLDKALYGDYAQTDHLVDEGDAHTEDNLLNYGLHDQSEYEIFPQFGDIQVKEADLKVQPSKLEATQVDLKDSKASIETDTERAADLQALRMFDARIDTDFQGQDQVYSHRFPDISTKSDYITSQENTEAMETKPYMKILIKLHYITWRNTAFYKYFRSVVNLGTTKEKKKIKGIHITSSRYSHIDIYFKCFLTF
- the TEX55 gene encoding testis-specific expressed protein 55 isoform X8, with amino-acid sequence MEEPPEEPLAESLAPESTAKSPNDSHTVGQEENGQNRDEEEADEQTYHRTADRAIQRVSAHVDPNLSGQVDRRTSVKTHHQAYEQATKLADYQTDDPADIQADHLPLDKALYGDYAQTDHLVDEGDAHTEDNLLNYGLHDQSEYEIFPQFGDIQVKEADLKVQPSKLEATQVDLKDSKASIETDTERAADLQALRMFDARIDTDFQGQDQVYSHRFPDISTKSDYITSQENTEAMETKPYMKILIKLHYITWRNTAFYKYFRSLKT
- the TEX55 gene encoding testis-specific expressed protein 55 isoform X6 translates to MEEPPEEPLAESLAPESTAKSPNDSHTVGQEENGQNRDEEEADEQTYHRTADRAIQRVSAHVDPNLSGQVDRRTSVKTHHQAYEQATKLADYQTDDPADIQADHLPLDKALYGDYAQTDHLVDEGDAHTEDNLLNYGLHDQSEYEIFPQFGDIQVKEADLKVQPSKLEATQVDLKDSKASIETDTERAADLQALRMFDARIDTDFQGQDQVYSHRFPDISTKSDYITSQENTEAMETKPDGISVHQEGRSFDAYDQTYRNGFPPIVYEDPYQVALHYMEKHRILQVFQVCC
- the TEX55 gene encoding testis-specific expressed protein 55 isoform X1, which encodes MEEPPEEPLAESLAPESTAKSPNDSHTVGQEENGQNRDEEEADEQTYHRTADRAIQRVSAHVDPNLSGQVDRRTSVKTHHQAYEQATKLADYQTDDPADIQADHLPLDKALYGDYAQTDHLVDEGDAHTEDNLLNYGLHDQSEYEIFPQFGDIQVKEADLKVQPSKLEATQVDLKDSKASIETDTERAADLQALRMFDARIDTDFQGQDQVYSHRFPDISTKSDYITSQENTEAMETKPDGISVHQEGRSFDAYDQTYRNGFPPIVYEDPYQVALHYMEKHRILQVFQQITENLVYERPEDPLSFMLGQVQEMIKQRDKYETYQE
- the TEX55 gene encoding testis-specific expressed protein 55 isoform X4, coding for MEEPPEEPLAESLAPESTAKSPNDSHTVGQEENGQNRDEEEADEQTYHRTADRAIQRVSAHVDPNLSGQVDRRTSVKTHHQAYEQATKLADYQTDDPADIQADHLPLDKALYGDYAQTDHLVDEGDAHTEDNLLNYGLHDQSEYEIFPQFGDIQVKEADLKVQPSKLEATQVDLKDSKASIETDTERAADLQALRMFDARIDTDFQGQDQVYSHRFPDISTKSDYITSQENTEAMETKPDGISVHQEGRSFDAYDQTYRNGFPPIVYEDPYQVALHYMEKHRILQVFQVQEMIKQRDKYETYQE